From Pelmatolapia mariae isolate MD_Pm_ZW linkage group LG1, Pm_UMD_F_2, whole genome shotgun sequence, one genomic window encodes:
- the tjp1a gene encoding tight junction protein ZO-1 isoform X13, with the protein MKYQKYITVMQMAMGVTASNKDCLPAKRQLWVTPADGELSPSGAPGCLDEPTGATGGAGAMAMPATSTLSLPMSQGKPSLRRIKGRIHRSKSLDSLDLLDSNSAAMEETVIWEQHTVTLHRAPGFGFGIAISGGRDNPHFQSGETSIVISDVLKGGPAEGLLQENDRVVMVNAVSMDNVEHAYAVQQLRKSGKNAKITIRRKRKVQIPASRHGDRETMSEHEEEDSDEADAYDHRSGRGGQSAYAGASGGTGTGRRQDRERSSSGRRDHSASRERSISPRSDRRSQASSAPPRPSKVTLVKSRKNEEYGLRLASHIFVKDISPESLAARDGNIQEGDVVLKINGTVTENLSLVDAKKLIERSKGKLKMVVQRDERATLLNIPDLDDSIPSANNSDRDDISEIHSLTSDHSNRSHGRGSRSRSPDRVETSEHLRHSPRQISNGSHRSRDEDRISKPGSMSTPVKNSDDVLSQASDQASSRDDKQLPPLPEPKPVYAQPGQPDVDLPVSPSDAPVPSAAHDDSILRPSMKLVKFKKGESVGLRLAGGNDVGIFVAGVLEDSPAAKEGLEEGDQILRVNNVDFANIIREEAVLFLLDLPKGDDVTILAQKKKDVYRRIVESDVGDSFYIRTHFEYEKESPYGLSFNKGEVFRVVDTLYNGKLGSWLAIRIGKNHQEVERGIIPNKNRAEQLSSVQYTLPKTPGGDRADFWRFRGLRSSKRNLRKSREDLSAQPVQTKFPAYERVVLREAGFLRPVVIFGPIADVAREKLAREVPEVFELAKSEPRDAGTDQKSSGIIRLHTIKQIIDRDKHAVLDITPNAVDRLNYAQWYPIVVFLNPDTKQGIKNMRTRLCPESRKSARKLYDRALKLRKNNHHLFTTTINLNSMNDGWFGALKEIIQQQQNQLVWVSEGKADGIGDDDLDIHDDRLSYLSAPGSEYSMYSTDSRHTSDYDDTDTEGGAYTDQELDETLNDDVGPPTEPAITRSSEPVREDPPVIQEPPGYVSYPHTVQPDPLNRIDPAGFKAPAPQQKAEAAAVPSISQQPEPKAETMPPAVDVTVKTVGALSSESPAPPYSQSSPIPEAGSLRRPTPEVAPQSISPEPLQSGLGSSEPKMFQKDPYSTDNIGRGGHGMKPVTYNPQQGYHPDEQPYRDYDHPPSRYDISSSGVGGGYQEPKYRNYESYENSVPHYDQQPWNPYNQPFSTANTQAYDPRPPYGEGPDSHYTPPLRYDEPPPQQGFDGRPRYGKPTVSAPLRYDDLPPPPQPSELHYDPNSHLSTYPSAARSPEPAAQRPAYNQGPASQQKSYKSQQYDPAPVNSESSPTLHKVETPSPSPADVPKAAPARDEQQEEDPAMRPQSVLTRVKMFENKRSVSMDRARDAGDSFGNKAADLPLKAGGVIPKANSLSNLDQEKTFRGPEPQKPQSKGSDDIVRSNHYDPDEDEDYYRKQLSYFDRLQSGSNKPQPQAQSSHSFPRMDSVEKPSPLEKKYEPVPQVTPAVPPATLPKPSPDAKPPAREDTVQTNFLPHKSFPEKSPVNGTSEQPPKTVTSTGGLPTSTYNRFAPKPYTTSAKPFSRKFDSPKFNHNLLSNDKPESAPKGQSSSLVKPQVPPQPQNTDQDSGLDTFTRTTDPRSKYQQNNVNAVPKAIPVSPSALEDDEDEDEGHTVVATARGIFNSNGGVLSSIETGVSIIIPQGAIPDGVEQEIYFKVCRDNSILPPLDKEKGETLLSPLVMCGPHGLKFLKPVELRLPHCASMTPDGDPKSWQNKSLTGDPNYLVGANCVSVLIDHF; encoded by the exons AGTGCGGCGATGGAGGAAACCGTCATATGGGAACAGCACACAGTTACCCTTCACAGG GCCCCAGGATTTGGGTTTGGCATTGCCATCTCAGGTGGGCGAGACAACCCTCATTTCCAGAGTGGTGAAACATCTATTGTAATATCGGATGTGCTGAAAGGAGGTCCTGCAGAGGGTCTGCTACA agaAAATGATCGAGTAGTAATGGTCAATGCAGTCTCTATGGACAATGTAGAGCATGCCTATGCTGTTCAACAACTTCGAAAGAGTGGCAAAAATGCAAAGATA ACTATTCGCAGGAAAAGGAAAGTACAAATCCCAGCGTCACGGCATGGGGACAGGGAGACGATGTCTGAGCACGAGGAGGAGGACAGCGATGAGGCTGATGCTTACGATCACCGCAGTGGACGCGGTGGACAAAGTGCCTATGCAGGTGCAAGCGGAGGCACGGGCACTGGCAGGCGTCAGGATCGGGAGCGTAGCAGCAGCGGGAGGCGGGATCACAGTGCCTCACGGGAGAGAAGCATCTCACCACGCTCCGATCGCCGATCACAAGCCTCTTCTGCtccacccaggccctccaaggtcACTCTTGTCAAGTCCCGCAAAAACGAAG AATATGGACTGCGGCTGGCCAGCCATATCTTTGTGAAGGACATCTCTCCGGAGAGCCTTGCAGCCAGAGATGGAAACATTCAGGAGGGAGATGTTGTACTGAAG ATTAACGGCACAGTTACAGAGAACCTATCACTCGTAGATGCCAAGAAGCTGATTGAGAGGTCAAAGGGCAAGCTGAAGATGGTAGTGCAGAGAGACGAGCGGGCCACGCTGCTCAATATTCCTGACCTTGACGACAGCATCCCATCAGCCAATAACTCAGACAGAGATG ACATTTCAGAGATACATTCACTGACATCCGATCATTCCAATCGATCCCATGGGAGAGGAAGTCGATCCCGTTCGCCTGACAGGGTTGAAACATCCGAGCATCTCCGCCACTCACCACGGCAGATCAGCAATGGCAg ccaTCGAAGTCGAGATGAGGATCGCATATCCAAACCGGGGTCCATGTCCACGCCAGTCAAAAACTCTGATGATGTCCTGTCACAGGCCAGTGACCAAGCCAGCTCCAGAGATGACAAACAGTTACCCCCACTGCCTG AACCAAAGCCAGTTTATGCACAGCCTGGTCAGCCTGACGTGGACCTGCCTGTCAGCCCATCTGATGCCCCTGTACCCAGTGCTGCACACGATGACAGCATTCTCAG ACCAAGTATGAAGCTGGTCAAGTTCAAGAAGGGAGAGAGTGTCGGTCTGAGGTTAGCAGGCGGAAACGATGTGGGAATTTTTGTGGCAGGAGTTTTGGAAGACAGCCCCGCAGCCAAGGAAGGGCTGGAAGAGGGAGACCAGATTCTCAGG GTGAACAACGTGGACTTTGCTAACATCATCCGGGAAGAGGCTGTGCTTTTTCTGCTCGATCTTCCAAAAGGAGATGACGTTACTATTCTGgctcaaaagaaaaaggatg TGTATCGAAGGATAGTGGAATCTGATGTGGGTGACTCCTTCTACATTCGAACGCATTTTGAATATGAAAAAGAGTCACCATATGGGCTGAGCTTTAACAAGGGAGAGGTTTTCCGTGTGGTAGACACACTCTATAATGGCAAATTAGGCTCCTGGCTCGCTATCCGTATCGGCaagaaccaccaggaagtggaaaGAGGCATAATCCCCAACAAGAATAG AGCCGAGCAGCTATCCAGTGTGCAGTACACCCTTCCTAAAACACCTGGGGGCGACAGAGCTGACTTCTGGAGGTTCAGAGGGCTGCGGAGTTCCAAGAGGAATTTGCGGAAAAGCAGGGAGGACCTGTCAGCCCAGCCTGTTCAGACCAAGTTCCCTGCCTACGAGAGGGTGGTGCTGAGGGAAG CTGGGTTCCTGAGACCTGTGGTTATCTTTGGGCCGATTGCAGACGTGGCCCGAGAGAAACTGGCCAGGGAGGTGCCCGAAGTGTTCGAGCTAGCCA AGAGTGAACCCAGGGATGCAGGAACAGACCAGAAGAGCTCTGGCATCATCCGACTGCATACAATTAAGCAGATCATTGATCGA GACAAGCATGCGGTGCTGGATATAACCCCGAATGCAGTGGACCGACTGAACTACGCTCAGTGGTATCCAATTGTGGTGTTTCTCAACCCGGACACCAAACAGGGCATCAAGAACATGAGGACACGGCTCTGCCCCGAGTCTAGGAAGAGCGCAAGAAAGCTTTATGATCGAGCCCTCAAGTTAAGAAAGAACAACCACCACCTCTTCACCA CAACCATTAACTTGAACAGCATGAACGATGGTTGGTTTGGAGCACTGAAAGAAAtaatccagcagcagcagaaccaGCTGGTGTGGGTTTCAGAGGGCAAG GCTGATGGAATTGGTGACGATGACCTGGACATCCATGACGACCGCCTTTCCTACCTGTCGGCGCCAGGCAGTGAGTATTCCATGTACAGCACAGACAGCCGCCACACCTCCGATTACGATGACACGGACACAGAGGGAGGAGCATACACAGACCAGGAGCTGGATGAAACGCTGAATGATGACGTGGGTCCACCCACGGAGCCTGCCATCACGCGGTCCTCCGAGCCTGTCCGTGAGGACCCGCCTGTCATCCAAGAGCCCCCTGGCTATGTCAGCTACCCGCACACAGTGCAGCCGGACCCCCTGAACCGCATCGACCCGGCCGGTTTCAAGGCACCAGCGCCGCAGCAG AAAGCAGAGGCCGCTGCTGTCCCTAGCATCTCCCAGCAGCCTGAGCCCAAGGCTGAGACAATGCCCCCTGCTGTCGACGTTACTGTAAAAACTGTAGGGGCTCTGAGCTCTGAGTCTCCTGCACCTCCCTACAGCCAGTCAAGCCCCATCCCAGAGGCTGGCTCACTTAGGAGGCCCACACCTGAGGTAGCACCTCAGAGCATCTCGCCAGAACCTCTACAGTCTGGACTGGGCAGTTCAGAACCAAAG ATGTTTCAGAAGGATCCGTACAGCACAGACAACATAGGCAGAGGTGGTCACGGCATGAAGCCTGTGACGTACAACCCTCAACAGGGCTATCACCCTGACGAGCAGCCGTACAGAGATTATGACCACCCACCCAGTCGGTATGACATCAGCAGCAGTGGTGTCGGCGGTGGCTACCAGGAACCAAAGTACCGTAACTATGAGAGCTATGAGAACAGCGTGCCTCACTATGACCAGCAACCGTGGAACCCCTACAACCAGCCGTTCTCTACTGCCAACACCCAGGCCTACGATCCCCGTCCTCCTTACGGTGAGGGCCCCGACTCTCATTACACCCCTCCCCTACGCTACGATGAGCCGCCACCTCAGCAGGGATTTGACGGACGGCCTCGCTACGGCAAACCGACAGTTTCAGCACCTCTCCGTTACGATGATCTTCCACCTCCCCCTCAGCCGTCTGAATTGCACTATGACCCAAATTCTCACCTGAGCACATACCCCTCAGCTGCCCGCTCACCAGAACCCGCTGCCCAGCGGCCCGCCTATAACCAGGGACCAGCATCGCAGCAGAAAAGCTACAAATCTCAGCAGTACGATCCTGCTCCCGTGAACTCTGAATCTAGCCCCACCCTTCATAAAGTCGAGACTCCCTCACCTTCACCTGCTGATGTTCCAAAAGCTGCACCTGCAAGAgatgagcagcaggaggaagatCCCGCCATGCGGCCTCAGTCAGTACTGACGAGGGTCAAAATGTTTGAGAACAAACGCTCTGTGTCCATGGACCGAGCCAGAGATGCCGGGGATTCATTTGGGAATAAG GCTGCCGATTTGCCCTTGAAAGCTGGTGGAGTAATCCCTAAAGCAAATTCTCTGAGCAACCTGGATCAAGAGAAGACCTTTAG AGGGCCAGAGCCTCAGAAGCCTCAGTCCAAGGGATCCGATGACATCGTGCGCTCCAACCATTATGACCCTGATGAGGATGAGGACTACTACAGGAAACAGTTGTCTTACTTTGACAGACTGCAGTCTGGCTCCAATAAACCCCAACCACAAGCACAGTCCAGCCACAGTTTCCCCAG GATGGACTCAGTGGAGAAACCAAGTCCACTGGAGAAAAAATATGAACCAGTTCCCCAAGTGACACCAGCTGTGCCACCGGCCACGCTGCCCAAGCCCTCACCTGATG CCAAGCCTCCTGCTCGAGAGGACACGGTCCAGACCAACTTTCTTCCTCACAAGAGTTTCCCTGAGAAGTCTCCAGTCAATGGCACCAGTGAACAGCCTCCAAAGACGGTCACTAGCACTGGGGGTTTGCCCACATCCACCTACAACCGCTTTGCGCCCAAGCCCTACACCACCTCTGCCAAGCCTTTTTCGCGCAAGTTCGACAGTCCTAAATTCAACCACAACCTCCTGTCCAATGACAAGCCTGAGAGTGCTCCCAAG GGACAGAGCTCGAGTCTGGTAAAGCCTCAGGTACCCCCACAGCCCCAGAACACAGACCAAGACAGTGGCCTGGACACTTTCACACGCACAACGGACCCCCGATCCAAATACCAGCAGAACAACGTAAACGCCGTGCCCAAGGCCATCCCTGTGAG CCCCAGTGCCCtagaggatgatgaagatgaagacgAAGGTCACACTGTGGTGGCAACAGCTCGTGGTATCTTCAACTCTAACGGTGGCGTTCTGAGCTCCATCGAGACAGGTGTCAGCATCATTATCCCGCAGGGTGCCATCCCCGACGGCGTGGAGCAAGAGATTTACTTCAAGGTCTGTCGAGACAACAGCATTCTGCCGCCACTCGACAAGGAGAAAG GAGAGACTCTGCTCAGCCCTCTGGTGATGTGTGGACCTCACGGCCTAAAGTTCCTGAAGCCTGTGGAGCTACGCTTACCTCACTGTGCGTCAATGACCCCTGATG GTGATCCAAAAAGCTGGCAGAACAAGTCTCTCACCGGAGACCCCAACTACCTGGTGGGAGCcaactgtgtctctgtgctcattgaccacttttaa
- the tjp1a gene encoding tight junction protein ZO-1 isoform X4 has protein sequence MKYQKYITVMQMAMGVTASNKDCLPAKRQLWVTPADGELSPSGAPGCLDEPTGATGGAGAMAMPATSTLSLPMSQGKPSLRRIKGRIHRSKSLDSLDLLDSNSAAMEETVIWEQHTVTLHRAPGFGFGIAISGGRDNPHFQSGETSIVISDVLKGGPAEGLLQENDRVVMVNAVSMDNVEHAYAVQQLRKSGKNAKITIRRKRKVQIPASRHGDRETMSEHEEEDSDEADAYDHRSGRGGQSAYAGASGGTGTGRRQDRERSSSGRRDHSASRERSISPRSDRRSQASSAPPRPSKVTLVKSRKNEEYGLRLASHIFVKDISPESLAARDGNIQEGDVVLKINGTVTENLSLVDAKKLIERSKGKLKMVVQRDERATLLNIPDLDDSIPSANNSDRDDISEIHSLTSDHSNRSHGRGSRSRSPDRVETSEHLRHSPRQISNGSHRSRDEDRISKPGSMSTPVKNSDDVLSQASDQASSRDDKQLPPLPEPKPVYAQPGQPDVDLPVSPSDAPVPSAAHDDSILRPSMKLVKFKKGESVGLRLAGGNDVGIFVAGVLEDSPAAKEGLEEGDQILRVNNVDFANIIREEAVLFLLDLPKGDDVTILAQKKKDVYRRIVESDVGDSFYIRTHFEYEKESPYGLSFNKGEVFRVVDTLYNGKLGSWLAIRIGKNHQEVERGIIPNKNRAEQLSSVQYTLPKTPGGDRADFWRFRGLRSSKRNLRKSREDLSAQPVQTKFPAYERVVLREAGFLRPVVIFGPIADVAREKLAREVPEVFELAKSEPRDAGTDQKSSGIIRLHTIKQIIDRDKHAVLDITPNAVDRLNYAQWYPIVVFLNPDTKQGIKNMRTRLCPESRKSARKLYDRALKLRKNNHHLFTTTINLNSMNDGWFGALKEIIQQQQNQLVWVSEGKADGIGDDDLDIHDDRLSYLSAPGSEYSMYSTDSRHTSDYDDTDTEGGAYTDQELDETLNDDVGPPTEPAITRSSEPVREDPPVIQEPPGYVSYPHTVQPDPLNRIDPAGFKAPAPQQKAEAAAVPSISQQPEPKAETMPPAVDVTVKTVGALSSESPAPPYSQSSPIPEAGSLRRPTPEVAPQSISPEPLQSGLGSSEPKMFQKDPYSTDNIGRGGHGMKPVTYNPQQGYHPDEQPYRDYDHPPSRYDISSSGVGGGYQEPKYRNYESYENSVPHYDQQPWNPYNQPFSTANTQAYDPRPPYGEGPDSHYTPPLRYDEPPPQQGFDGRPRYGKPTVSAPLRYDDLPPPPQPSELHYDPNSHLSTYPSAARSPEPAAQRPAYNQGPASQQKSYKSQQYDPAPVNSESSPTLHKVETPSPSPADVPKAAPARDEQQEEDPAMRPQSVLTRVKMFENKRSVSMDRARDAGDSFGNKAADLPLKAGGVIPKANSLSNLDQEKTFRGPEPQKPQSKGSDDIVRSNHYDPDEDEDYYRKQLSYFDRLQSGSNKPQPQAQSSHSFPRMDSVEKPSPLEKKYEPVPQVTPAVPPATLPKPSPDAKPPAREDTVQTNFLPHKSFPEKSPVNGTSEQPPKTVTSTGGLPTSTYNRFAPKPYTTSAKPFSRKFDSPKFNHNLLSNDKPESAPKGQSSSLVKPQVPPQPQNTDQDSGLDTFTRTTDPRSKYQQNNVNAVPKAIPVSPSALEDDEDEDEGHTVVATARGIFNSNGGVLSSIETGVSIIIPQGAIPDGVEQEIYFKVCRDNSILPPLDKEKGETLLSPLVMCGPHGLKFLKPVELRLPHCASMTPDGWSFALKSSDSSSGDPKSWQNKSLTGDPNYLVGANCVSVLIDHF, from the exons AGTGCGGCGATGGAGGAAACCGTCATATGGGAACAGCACACAGTTACCCTTCACAGG GCCCCAGGATTTGGGTTTGGCATTGCCATCTCAGGTGGGCGAGACAACCCTCATTTCCAGAGTGGTGAAACATCTATTGTAATATCGGATGTGCTGAAAGGAGGTCCTGCAGAGGGTCTGCTACA agaAAATGATCGAGTAGTAATGGTCAATGCAGTCTCTATGGACAATGTAGAGCATGCCTATGCTGTTCAACAACTTCGAAAGAGTGGCAAAAATGCAAAGATA ACTATTCGCAGGAAAAGGAAAGTACAAATCCCAGCGTCACGGCATGGGGACAGGGAGACGATGTCTGAGCACGAGGAGGAGGACAGCGATGAGGCTGATGCTTACGATCACCGCAGTGGACGCGGTGGACAAAGTGCCTATGCAGGTGCAAGCGGAGGCACGGGCACTGGCAGGCGTCAGGATCGGGAGCGTAGCAGCAGCGGGAGGCGGGATCACAGTGCCTCACGGGAGAGAAGCATCTCACCACGCTCCGATCGCCGATCACAAGCCTCTTCTGCtccacccaggccctccaaggtcACTCTTGTCAAGTCCCGCAAAAACGAAG AATATGGACTGCGGCTGGCCAGCCATATCTTTGTGAAGGACATCTCTCCGGAGAGCCTTGCAGCCAGAGATGGAAACATTCAGGAGGGAGATGTTGTACTGAAG ATTAACGGCACAGTTACAGAGAACCTATCACTCGTAGATGCCAAGAAGCTGATTGAGAGGTCAAAGGGCAAGCTGAAGATGGTAGTGCAGAGAGACGAGCGGGCCACGCTGCTCAATATTCCTGACCTTGACGACAGCATCCCATCAGCCAATAACTCAGACAGAGATG ACATTTCAGAGATACATTCACTGACATCCGATCATTCCAATCGATCCCATGGGAGAGGAAGTCGATCCCGTTCGCCTGACAGGGTTGAAACATCCGAGCATCTCCGCCACTCACCACGGCAGATCAGCAATGGCAg ccaTCGAAGTCGAGATGAGGATCGCATATCCAAACCGGGGTCCATGTCCACGCCAGTCAAAAACTCTGATGATGTCCTGTCACAGGCCAGTGACCAAGCCAGCTCCAGAGATGACAAACAGTTACCCCCACTGCCTG AACCAAAGCCAGTTTATGCACAGCCTGGTCAGCCTGACGTGGACCTGCCTGTCAGCCCATCTGATGCCCCTGTACCCAGTGCTGCACACGATGACAGCATTCTCAG ACCAAGTATGAAGCTGGTCAAGTTCAAGAAGGGAGAGAGTGTCGGTCTGAGGTTAGCAGGCGGAAACGATGTGGGAATTTTTGTGGCAGGAGTTTTGGAAGACAGCCCCGCAGCCAAGGAAGGGCTGGAAGAGGGAGACCAGATTCTCAGG GTGAACAACGTGGACTTTGCTAACATCATCCGGGAAGAGGCTGTGCTTTTTCTGCTCGATCTTCCAAAAGGAGATGACGTTACTATTCTGgctcaaaagaaaaaggatg TGTATCGAAGGATAGTGGAATCTGATGTGGGTGACTCCTTCTACATTCGAACGCATTTTGAATATGAAAAAGAGTCACCATATGGGCTGAGCTTTAACAAGGGAGAGGTTTTCCGTGTGGTAGACACACTCTATAATGGCAAATTAGGCTCCTGGCTCGCTATCCGTATCGGCaagaaccaccaggaagtggaaaGAGGCATAATCCCCAACAAGAATAG AGCCGAGCAGCTATCCAGTGTGCAGTACACCCTTCCTAAAACACCTGGGGGCGACAGAGCTGACTTCTGGAGGTTCAGAGGGCTGCGGAGTTCCAAGAGGAATTTGCGGAAAAGCAGGGAGGACCTGTCAGCCCAGCCTGTTCAGACCAAGTTCCCTGCCTACGAGAGGGTGGTGCTGAGGGAAG CTGGGTTCCTGAGACCTGTGGTTATCTTTGGGCCGATTGCAGACGTGGCCCGAGAGAAACTGGCCAGGGAGGTGCCCGAAGTGTTCGAGCTAGCCA AGAGTGAACCCAGGGATGCAGGAACAGACCAGAAGAGCTCTGGCATCATCCGACTGCATACAATTAAGCAGATCATTGATCGA GACAAGCATGCGGTGCTGGATATAACCCCGAATGCAGTGGACCGACTGAACTACGCTCAGTGGTATCCAATTGTGGTGTTTCTCAACCCGGACACCAAACAGGGCATCAAGAACATGAGGACACGGCTCTGCCCCGAGTCTAGGAAGAGCGCAAGAAAGCTTTATGATCGAGCCCTCAAGTTAAGAAAGAACAACCACCACCTCTTCACCA CAACCATTAACTTGAACAGCATGAACGATGGTTGGTTTGGAGCACTGAAAGAAAtaatccagcagcagcagaaccaGCTGGTGTGGGTTTCAGAGGGCAAG GCTGATGGAATTGGTGACGATGACCTGGACATCCATGACGACCGCCTTTCCTACCTGTCGGCGCCAGGCAGTGAGTATTCCATGTACAGCACAGACAGCCGCCACACCTCCGATTACGATGACACGGACACAGAGGGAGGAGCATACACAGACCAGGAGCTGGATGAAACGCTGAATGATGACGTGGGTCCACCCACGGAGCCTGCCATCACGCGGTCCTCCGAGCCTGTCCGTGAGGACCCGCCTGTCATCCAAGAGCCCCCTGGCTATGTCAGCTACCCGCACACAGTGCAGCCGGACCCCCTGAACCGCATCGACCCGGCCGGTTTCAAGGCACCAGCGCCGCAGCAG AAAGCAGAGGCCGCTGCTGTCCCTAGCATCTCCCAGCAGCCTGAGCCCAAGGCTGAGACAATGCCCCCTGCTGTCGACGTTACTGTAAAAACTGTAGGGGCTCTGAGCTCTGAGTCTCCTGCACCTCCCTACAGCCAGTCAAGCCCCATCCCAGAGGCTGGCTCACTTAGGAGGCCCACACCTGAGGTAGCACCTCAGAGCATCTCGCCAGAACCTCTACAGTCTGGACTGGGCAGTTCAGAACCAAAG ATGTTTCAGAAGGATCCGTACAGCACAGACAACATAGGCAGAGGTGGTCACGGCATGAAGCCTGTGACGTACAACCCTCAACAGGGCTATCACCCTGACGAGCAGCCGTACAGAGATTATGACCACCCACCCAGTCGGTATGACATCAGCAGCAGTGGTGTCGGCGGTGGCTACCAGGAACCAAAGTACCGTAACTATGAGAGCTATGAGAACAGCGTGCCTCACTATGACCAGCAACCGTGGAACCCCTACAACCAGCCGTTCTCTACTGCCAACACCCAGGCCTACGATCCCCGTCCTCCTTACGGTGAGGGCCCCGACTCTCATTACACCCCTCCCCTACGCTACGATGAGCCGCCACCTCAGCAGGGATTTGACGGACGGCCTCGCTACGGCAAACCGACAGTTTCAGCACCTCTCCGTTACGATGATCTTCCACCTCCCCCTCAGCCGTCTGAATTGCACTATGACCCAAATTCTCACCTGAGCACATACCCCTCAGCTGCCCGCTCACCAGAACCCGCTGCCCAGCGGCCCGCCTATAACCAGGGACCAGCATCGCAGCAGAAAAGCTACAAATCTCAGCAGTACGATCCTGCTCCCGTGAACTCTGAATCTAGCCCCACCCTTCATAAAGTCGAGACTCCCTCACCTTCACCTGCTGATGTTCCAAAAGCTGCACCTGCAAGAgatgagcagcaggaggaagatCCCGCCATGCGGCCTCAGTCAGTACTGACGAGGGTCAAAATGTTTGAGAACAAACGCTCTGTGTCCATGGACCGAGCCAGAGATGCCGGGGATTCATTTGGGAATAAG GCTGCCGATTTGCCCTTGAAAGCTGGTGGAGTAATCCCTAAAGCAAATTCTCTGAGCAACCTGGATCAAGAGAAGACCTTTAG AGGGCCAGAGCCTCAGAAGCCTCAGTCCAAGGGATCCGATGACATCGTGCGCTCCAACCATTATGACCCTGATGAGGATGAGGACTACTACAGGAAACAGTTGTCTTACTTTGACAGACTGCAGTCTGGCTCCAATAAACCCCAACCACAAGCACAGTCCAGCCACAGTTTCCCCAG GATGGACTCAGTGGAGAAACCAAGTCCACTGGAGAAAAAATATGAACCAGTTCCCCAAGTGACACCAGCTGTGCCACCGGCCACGCTGCCCAAGCCCTCACCTGATG CCAAGCCTCCTGCTCGAGAGGACACGGTCCAGACCAACTTTCTTCCTCACAAGAGTTTCCCTGAGAAGTCTCCAGTCAATGGCACCAGTGAACAGCCTCCAAAGACGGTCACTAGCACTGGGGGTTTGCCCACATCCACCTACAACCGCTTTGCGCCCAAGCCCTACACCACCTCTGCCAAGCCTTTTTCGCGCAAGTTCGACAGTCCTAAATTCAACCACAACCTCCTGTCCAATGACAAGCCTGAGAGTGCTCCCAAG GGACAGAGCTCGAGTCTGGTAAAGCCTCAGGTACCCCCACAGCCCCAGAACACAGACCAAGACAGTGGCCTGGACACTTTCACACGCACAACGGACCCCCGATCCAAATACCAGCAGAACAACGTAAACGCCGTGCCCAAGGCCATCCCTGTGAG CCCCAGTGCCCtagaggatgatgaagatgaagacgAAGGTCACACTGTGGTGGCAACAGCTCGTGGTATCTTCAACTCTAACGGTGGCGTTCTGAGCTCCATCGAGACAGGTGTCAGCATCATTATCCCGCAGGGTGCCATCCCCGACGGCGTGGAGCAAGAGATTTACTTCAAGGTCTGTCGAGACAACAGCATTCTGCCGCCACTCGACAAGGAGAAAG GAGAGACTCTGCTCAGCCCTCTGGTGATGTGTGGACCTCACGGCCTAAAGTTCCTGAAGCCTGTGGAGCTACGCTTACCTCACTGTGCGTCAATGACCCCTGATGGTTGGTCTTTTGCTCTAAAATCCTCCGACTCCTCGTCGG GTGATCCAAAAAGCTGGCAGAACAAGTCTCTCACCGGAGACCCCAACTACCTGGTGGGAGCcaactgtgtctctgtgctcattgaccacttttaa